TACATCTTCAagtgaaggaggaagaggacttggtggtgtgtagagcacttggtggtgtgtatgagaGGGGGTGAgtgaggccccttatatagcttgtggaggtcggttcccgccaagatTAATATGGAAACATCAGCCACCGACTTCTGGAGGATCAGAGTGATTTTCCCGccaaagtgcacctggacgggagctagggcaggttcggccgacccccctttGGTGcccctggccaccgcctttcttCAAGTgtctgcctggtgggtcctgatgttgaTACATCGGTGCCGGGGTccagttggtcggtttggtctgtcaggtgggcctcttttgcatgtgttacgcaggaTGCGATCTTCTGTGGTTTCATCtgcgtattcttcgtgttttcatcttatttctgacttgtgtccctgcaatcaataattcaccaacactcgtggaattcgttagtaataactcctaccactactgtTGATGTTCATTTTTCATGTCTTTATCCAGAACTTGACGGCATATATTTTggacttaacagccgtcaacaacacccccacacttagccctttgctcgtcctcgagtaaagattgaaggactaaggtggatgcatcTCCCTTGATAAAACCTGCATATAAGTTATTCCAAGTTCCTTCCAATTCTTGTGAAACTTtttgagtggctaccatgctttcttgggtaattgaagaatgaAACAATAAAGACTTCGGGTTCCTAACTCTTCCTACTTAGAAACTTGggtttaaaattttgaaacaaaagaatAGTCTTGTTCTTCAAATTATTCTCTCAAATCACTCTTTGTATTTtagatcctcaccaaggcaagtTGCTGCCATCTTTTTCTCCTATAatctaatcaggcttatgtggagctcagggtaggagtaAAAGAGGCATGTATGCTTTGCttatgttgctaagtcaaagactagatccaagcagaaacgagtcatacaatctgatcaagatgtgcaagtgtgtggattttttttgcagagggtggatgaactcctttgcatgatccatctctcttctttattttccttggatgtggactatctttctttttttttcttttgacatgCCTTCTGGGCATGTGATTCagtatgcatcttttttttctttttctttgacatgccttttgggcatgtggcataccttctttgggtatgcatcttttatcaatttttcttattttcataGTCCACATCCTCGATTGTCACTTTAGAGAGAAAGAGTCATGGCATGTCATGAAGTTTTATTTTATGGGTGGATGACAATGTTTGCTATCTTtcagtgtagaagtatagcatgtgagtggacgtgatcttgatcatgagagtatgacaagtctctaacaagggtaaaagaatttgacaaaactcaaagcaaagtcaaactgcatatgaaggtttgagcatgaaaatctaactttggctttggtaggagttttcattaatttgaggagacaagctattgatgattttttttttgaaaagaaattccaagtactttgcaaggaagagcatggttccattcatctaatcatatcacattatTCAATCACTTAGagagcatggggtccctatgaaaataattgttcacaagaactagaaagaatacaaggaataaagagtatgcaagtttattcatgaaagCACATGGAGTGCATAAGGTGGGTTGGCAAGGTTCTTTGAGTTTAGTTTTTGTGATCAACAAtgaaattcatttaaactcaagcACTTAGAGAGTAAGAGGAGTGTGTTTGCACAAACCTTcgtttgaagaggaagaagatggaatTGAGGGAAATCAGAGTTGGTTTGGTTGAACCAGAGGTTCGGCCATCCTTTCCTGGTTCCATCTGTCTTGTTCTTCAGCGTGTTGGGCCgtcgatgttgtgcaacatattgggggagagatctcaaGTGAGCTTCTAGTTGGTGATTTttagagatctcccccacacttatttttGTACCCGTCTTTATTCAAAACAAGAAAAACAAAGGTGGAAACAAAAAAAGGACTCTGTCGGTTTTGaacaccggggagtctaaacttAATTCAATCAaattatagttttatttggagcactaatttgtttttatttatttatttgttatttgttttttgttttttacatgGCAAGCTGGTATGAAGGGTAACTTAGCAGGCGGAAGCATGAGACAAGATGCACAAGGTGTGTGGGATACTTACCTGAACGAACTTACCGAGCTTTAAACAAAAATGCAATGGTTAGGCTTCATATGGAGTCCTCGTTGCGGTGGAGTCGTTGCGCCTTCTCGTCCTTGCGCCTCATGTCGGCGCGGACCTCGTTGCGGTGGAGTCGTTGCGCCTTCTCCTCGTCGATCTCGTTCTCATGTGTGTCGGAGTCATCGAAGACGACGAAGATCTGGCCATGTTCCATCGCCAAAGAGcggttgggtgggagggtgaacgAGGTGTGTTGGAAGCCAAGTTCCTCTCCCAAAGCCGGGTCATATCGGATCTGACCTTGGGTAGCCTAGTCAGAGAGCCGCACTCGAATATGATCCAAGTATGTTGTAGCAGCACTGCGGAGTCCGAAGGGGACCCGATCCGGGTCATTGTGGTGTCAAAGTGCATCCTCGCCGAGCCTGACGCATCGGCGATGGATCTACCGACTCAATATATTTGAGAGATAAGATCGTCAGCAGATCTGATAGGACGACGGGTCGTCCTGGAAGGAGTAAGCGTCGTGTAGTCCGCCTCGGGTTCGGGAACTCGAGGCGTGGCAGATCTCGGAGTGGCCAGATTGGATCTGGTCCTGGTTGAGACACTGCCAAGTTCTCGGAGAACACGGTCAGGGTCGTCTCGGTGGTGAAGTGCGAGTTCGCCGAGTCGGATGCACTCAGCGATGGATCTGCCAACACGATCTATCTGGAGGATCAGATCATTAGCAGATTCGGCAGGGCGACGGGTCACCTTAGTTGGCGTGGCCGCCACATCGGAGTTCTCAGATTTGGGAATACAAGAAGTGGCGGGTGCTTGGGGGGTTAGATCGGATCTAACCCCAGCAAAGACGTTGCCTCCAGTGGTGGGAGAGCCGGAAGCGGGGTACCTGGGTACCGTGACCTCCTGGAAGCTCCCAAAGGCGAAGGAGAAGCTGACTGTCGCCTCCATCTGGGCGGTGACGCTGGTAGAGAAGACGACGCTGGTGGTGGCTGCCATTGAACTCGACGTATGAGCCCTGAGTCacctacctggcgtgccaactatcggattgttattccggccagtccaccaggggtgtacctagcggtagagtttcaggatggggatctcaggaccaagagctcgatggtaacacaaAGACGCAGGGACTTAGACATGTTCGGGCCGCaatgagcgtaataccctacgtcctatgttcggggttgtattagggtttgtggaatgttgcGAAAAGGAGAGTTTCTCTATGGGTCAGCCTACATCTCCCTTATATAGACCAGGAGacgtaggggtacaaggaatgatatgctcgggttgttttacaaagaaggaggtcggttaagatccctagatatccgggccTCTAGTTGGAGCCTCTCATCCTAATCCACTGGGGATCCCATCTGCGCACAGTCGAGTCCTGCACGACGAGTAGtcgtagccgagtcaccgagcagaGTAGTCTCCCGGAttcggggaccccactcggcagggaggtacatagatctacctccgtcaagcccccgagcGCCGGAGGGCCGAGTTGAACCTCATCGCGCTTGAACGAAGTCCTTCGGTGCTCATTAAGAATGTCCGTCATTGTTGCAGATCCAGAACGGGATGCTCCCCTgggcgcacccgttgggtgtagcccccgagcctcggaaggtttcgGAGAAGCTTTTCGAGGGTCAAAGAAATGATCTTTAAACCTTGTCTGTCCGAATGCTTGAGTGTCTAGCCTATGTTCTTGTTACACTGATCCCCTGAAGGTATCAGCCTTTAGGCACCTTGAGATTGCCACGGTGGCTGAACTCGACTCAGTTTCCCCGACCCTAAAGCCCTGGGTTAAGTCATTGAGACTTTCTGAGTAGTTCAAacatccgggccctgaggccttAGCCGAGTCACGGAGACTCACCGAGTCGTAGgtagcgcccagcccccgagcagggtcactggcggggtcacggagacacgccgagtagtcATGGCGTCCGAGCCCTGAGGCTCTGGCTGGGTCACGCAGACACACCGGGTCGTAGATGGctcccagcccccgagcagggttgctgccggagtcacggagacgcgccgGGTCACCACGGCACCCGGGCCctaaggccctggctgggtcatggAGACACGTCGGGTCGTAGAtggtgcccagcccccgagcagggttgctAGCGGAGTCATGGAGATGTGTCGagtagtcacggcgtccgggccctaaggccctggctgggtcacggagacacgccggctCGTacatggcgcccagcccccgagaagagttgctggcggagtcacggagacgcgccgagtAATTTCCAGGAATATTCGGAGCATATTCGCATTAAGGTGAAAATCCAACCGTTATTCTCTGCGCGGATCTGTCGCGACTGACAAGGGAGCGGGGTCATCAGAGGCAACGGTAAAAAAGGAAGTTACCATTTATCCCTTCTCATCCGCCGTGAGATCGCTGGCCTGATCTGATCCGGCTGTTGATTTCGGATCTGCCCATTGTGGGGCCTTCAATATTTAAacgggggaggcggcgcggagcggccACCCTGTTCCTGAGCGCTCCAGAGCTTTCTGCCGCCTTAGCTAACTCGGCAAGTTTCCAGAGCTCTCAGCCTTTGTCTTCCTTGCGATTTCCTCACCTCGCCTGAGTTTCGCCGCCATCACCATGGCTGCCTCGCCCGCCGCGTCTGCATCTTCGACTTCAGGGAGCTCGGGAGAGGCCCTGCCGCCGTCATCATCCTGGCAGAGGTGCTCGCTCTAGGAGAGCGACATCCAGGACATGGTGGAGTGCAGCATCCTCCCGGAGAAGTAGATCTCCGAGTGGTGGTGCTGCTACGGAGAGGAATTCCCGTTGGAGGACACGAACCAGGCAGTCGTGTTCAAGTCCTTTTACGAGAAGGGCTTCGCACTGCCCGCGGGGCCCTTTTTCCGCGGGCTTCTTCATTTCTACGGGCTAGAGGTAACTCATCTCAAGCCCAACTCCATTGCTCAGATCGCCATCTTCATACACCTCTGCGAGGGGTACTTGGGGATCGCCCCCCCACTTCAATCTGTGGCGGGCTTTGTACCGCCTTAAGGGGCACCCGTCCAACATTCGCCGAAACATTGTGGGCGGGGCTGCCTTCTCACTATGCCAGGGGAGCGTCTACCCCGACTTCGAGCTAAGCGACACCAACAAGGGGTGGGCGCAGGAATGGTTCGTAGTGGCGATCCCGGCGCGCACCAATGCACGCCGGAGTACAAGGCGTGCTGGGAGGAACCGCCGACCACCGAGGAGATGGTGCAGGTGGGGCGCTTCCTCAAGGAGATCGCTGACTTGTTGGCGCAAGGTCTGACGGGGGCCGCAGTGGCCATCTCCTTCTGCAGGCGGCTCACGCAGCCGATCTTGGAGAGGGTCCACCCGACCTTCGAGTACTGGGGTCATCGGGACCCAACCCGGGAGCAGTATCGCAAGGTCCCCCGGGAAGAGATCGCGAACCGGGTCACCCGCATCATGGCGGGGCAGATCCGAGACAAGGGCTGCCCGAAAGCCCACTGCCTAAAGCGGCCGACCGACGCTGTAAGTCTTCTTGAATCTTCCGAGTTGTTCTTTGCATTCCATGTtgtttcctctgtttttgcTCTATTTTTTCGAGCGTACCCGTTGGGTTGTGACACAACTCAGATCTTCTGCAGGCTAAGGTCTTGGAGTACTGGTCCCCCACTCCTCTGCCTGAGGGGGACCCTGGGAAGTATGCCGCCACCCCCGCCGAGCTGCGCTagctggcggaggaggaggccgagttcTCCTCTGACTCCTCCGTGGGGAGTGAGCCAGAGGTGGAGATCACTGGAGCCTCGGGGCCACCGCCATCGGCCGCCCTGAGGAGGAAGACGTGTCGTGCCGTCAAGAAGATCTAGCTGTTGAAGGTTGGGTTGGCGGTGGTGCAACAGACGCTGAGAAGCTCGACCCAGAAGGGAGCGAGCAAAGTCCGGGGGACATCAGCGCCCCCGGCCACTGCTGGAGTAGGGTCGGCGTCGGCCGGCCCCCAAGCCGAGAAGGAGGCGGCCCATGTGCTGGGCCAACTGCGCGGGGAGGTAACACCCCCACGCACCAGCTCTGGGACTCTGCCGGCCGCAACGCTGAAGCTGAAGTTCCCGCTGCGTCGCAGCGGTGGGTAAGTTTCCCATGCTTGATCATGTTCTTTCTTATTTTATGTTCCCTGGAGCTATTCTTAGCGCCCTTGTCGTTGGTGTAGGAGGGCGTCGCTTAGCAGTGCCAAGAGGAAGGCGGAGTAGTCGTCCAACGAGGGTGGCTTCAGTGATGCCGCGAAGCTGGCCTCGCCGCGGGCGGGTCCGGCGAAGAGCCACGCCCGCcgcaaggaggaggagaagaaggaggaagAGGTGGCCAGCAATAGGGTCTCCCCCCTCCCCGCAATGTGGAGATACAGGATCCGCCCCGCGATGAAGGGGCGGCGGACATTGAGGTTAGGTCCCTCGAGGTCCCGCCCATCGAGGTGGTCAGGACCACGGAGGTCCCAGCCATCGAGGTAGAGAGGACTCGGGCCGAGCCCACCGAGGGGGTCAGGCCCCCGCAGGcgaaggaggaggccgaggagggtgAGTTGCTGAGCAGCTACATGGTCGAGTGTGCCAAGCTGACCCATGAATGGGTTGAGCTGAGTCTCCTGCCTCGCTCTGTTTATGAAGCCGACTTGTTCTTGCAGGCTTTGTTTTGTGATGCGTAGTTGTTCTTCAGGCTCTGGTGGAACTATCAGAGCAGGCCGCCCAGGAGCTGGCCGAGGGAGCACCGCCATCAGTCGGGTGGCGGGGCTCGAGGCCAGGGTGGCCGAGCTGGAGGCGCGGGACAACTAGTTGGAGGCCGACAAGGTGAAGGCCGAGGATGCTCTCGCAAGGAGAAGCGCGGTAAGGAGTCGGATCGATGTCTACCGAGTCCTTTTCGCACTGTTGTCTCTGATTTGCTTTTGTTTAGAGCTGGAGGCCTGCACCAAGGCCAACAATGAGCTGCAGAAGCTCTGGGATGTTGCTGAGGCACGGGAGGCCGCCACTGAGGAGAAGCTTCACCTGGAGCAGCAGGTTCGGCGTGGTACGATCCAGAAATCATTCTGCTATGTGCTTTATGTTGTTTTCTTTGGCTTGGGCTGACCCTGCCGAGTGCTTTTTGCAGAAGCGGAGGAATAGGCGGCACAGGGCCGGGCGACACTAGATCACCTGAGCAGGCCGCTGGAGACACTGCTTGGGGCGTTCGAACCTGAGGGCGTGGAGGCTGCCGAGAGCCTGTCTGAGAGGCTGGAGGCCTCCCACGGCCGACTGGAGGCCTTCATCCTGGGAGCTGCCAAGGATGGCGTGCAGCATACCCTGGGTCTGGTGAAGACCCACCTCCCGGAAGCGGATCTAAACCCAGTGGGAGACGGCGTCCCCGAAGACTGCTCTGACGCAGAATGGGGGGCCCACCATGCCGCCGTCCTAGAGATCGCCGAGCGCATCGTGGCCGAGCTGTAGGCTGCCAGTCTCCGGGAGTTTGTTTTGTTTATATTGCTGCAAGAAAAGTTGGTCAGAGTGGACCAGCTAAAAacaatatttatgtaaataatgttttaattttatttgatgTTAATGTTATGCCCATAGTCCGAGATCTTTTCTGAATTTGCCGAGTAGGTAGAAAGTGATCTCTGAGCCCTTTTGATAGCGCTTGAGAGCGGATCATCAATGTGCGTGGTTAGTTAGGGTGACACAGAGTTGTTCCTAGACGTACTCGACAGTGTTCAGTAAAGGCGAACCGGGTTGTTCCTGTCCGACTGGTCGGACTCCGAGTGGGGGCTGGATGGGTGGTCGAGCCACAGCCCCCGAGCATGTTGAAAATGACTCGGTGAAGAATGAAAATAAGAAGAATGTGACATGTAAAAtgcaacaaactttattgaatgGGTAGATGGGTACATAGCTTTGCATTTTCTACGCTTCTACGGATAGAACCGGCGCAGGTGCtcgatattccatgggttgcccaCGTCTGTTCCATCTGGCCTCTATAGGTGGTAGATTCCGGGAACCACTATCCCACTGACTACAAAGGGACCTTCCCACGAGGAAGACAACTTGTGAATGCCGGTGGTTGACTGGATTCGTCGCAGAACCAGGTCGCCGGCGTTGAAGTCGCGCTCatggacattgcgatcatgatagcgccggagctgctgctcctATCTCGCATGCTGAGTGGAGGCCGTCAGGCGGTGCTCCTCTGCCGCGTCGATGTCGGTGCATTGAGTCACTTCGGCTTCGTTCTCGTCGTAGTTCTGGATGCGCGGAGCACCAAAAGCTATGTCCGATGGCAAGACTGCTTCAGAACCATACACCATGAAGAATGGCGAATAACCGGTGGCCCGGCTTCTCTGAGTGCGGAGTCCCCAAactactctgggtagttctTGGAGCCACTTTGCACCATACTTTTCGATCGGGTCAAAAATTATGGATTTGAGCCCCTGGAGGATCAAGCCGTTGGCCCTTTCAACTTGGCCATTGCACCTGGGGTGCGCCACGAAGGCGTAGTAGATGTTGATGCAGCTTTCTTGGCAGTAGTCCCAGAACTCGGAGCCCGTGAATGAAGTACCCAGATCTGTGATGATCCGGTTAGGCACCCCGAATCGGTGTGATATCTCCTCGATGAACTCGGCTGCCTTGGCTGCTGTAGTGGCTGTCACTGGCTTGActtcgatccactttgtgaacttgtcgattgccGTGAATATATGATTGTATCCGCCGATGGCCATCTTTAGGGGTCCCACCGAGTCGAGTCCCCAACAGGCGAATGGCCAGGAAGGCGGTATAGTCCGTAAGGCCTGAGCCGGGACGTGCTgctgcttggagaagaactaGCACCCGGGACATCACCTGACGAAGTTTCGGGTGTCGGCCAGGGccgtgggccagtagaagcctgatCAAAGGCTTTCTCCATGAGGGTAGAGGCGCCCGCGTGGTTGCCGCAGATACCCGAATGGATATCTCTAAGTAGTCGGACTCCATCCTGTGTAACGCATTTGCACAGGGTTCCTGAGGAAGCCGAGTGCCTGAACAACTCGGTCCCTATGATGACGTAGTTGCTTGACCGGCGAGCAAGCTTCTCGTGTTCCTTTCCCTTTGGATAGCTTTTATTGTTCTTGATGAAATCGATGATTGGGGAGCGCTAGTCGGTGTCGAGGGTTAAGATTTGTTGCCCTATGGCCGGGACCAAGTCGGGTTTTGTAGGAGGCTCCTCATCCATCTTTACCGTAGGGCTGTTGAGAGCTTGAACGAACACGCCGGGTGGTACGATGGACCGCTTGGATCCAAGCTTGGACAGAACATCGGCCGCCACGTTGTCGTCCCTGGGGACATGGTGAAACTCCAAACCGTAAAACTTGGCTTCGAGCTTCCTGATCTCCCTGCAGTAGGCATCCATCTTCTTCTTGGTGCACTCCCAGTCCTTGTTGACTTGTTGTATAACGACTTTGGAGTTGCCATAAGCCAACAGACGCTTGATGCTGAGCGTGACAGCGATCCGGAGACCATGGATGAGAGCTTCGTACTCAACAGCGTTGTTGGTAGCCTTGAAAAGTAATTGGAGGACGTATTTGAGTTGTTCACCTTTCggggagatgaagaggactCCAACACCGGCTCCATCGTGGTTGAGGGtaccgtcgaagtacatgatccaCTGCTCAGATCTGGTGTCGGGTGGAGGATCTTGGATTTCGGTCCACTCAGCAACGAAGTCAACCAACGCCTGAGACTTGATGGTGGATCGCGGTGTAAACTCGATCGCGAATGCGCCGAGTTCTACTGACCATTTGACGACTTGACCGTTAGCATCCTTGTTGTGCAGGATGTCGCCGAGTGGATAGGATGAGGCCACCTTGATCTTGTGGGCATggaagtaatgccggagctttCTTGATGTGATGAGGATGGCGTACATCAGCTTCTGCACTTGAGGGTAGCGTGCCTTGGACTCGTccagtacttcactgatgaagtagacgggTCACTGCACCATGTAGATGTGTCCCGGCTCATCGCGCTCGACGACCAGGACGGTGCTCACCACGTTGGTAGTGGCGGCAATGTATAGGAGGAGGACTTCCCCGTCTTCTGGTGCTGTCAGGACGGGTGGCAAGGTGAGGAAGTCCTTGAGCTCCTAGAATGCTTTGGAAGCATCGTCGTTCCACTCAAACTTGTCGGACTTCCgaagaagtttgaagaagggtaggcctctatcgccgagtcggcttatgaacctgctcaaggcagccatgcaccctatgagcttcatcaggtcctttttgctcctgggaggcttcatgaacctgatggcgttgaccttggtggggttggcttcgatgccccggctactgactatgaagccgagtagtttttcGGACGGGACACCGAACAAACACTTGgtcgggttgagcttccatttgaatttcctgagattttcaaatgtctcGGAGAGGTCCGTAATGAACTGATCATTACGTTTTGTCTTGACGACGACATCATCGACATAGGCCTCGGCGTTGCGCCcgatctgcccctggaggcatCTCTGAATGGCCTTCTGGTATGTGGCGCTGACATTCTTGAGGCCGAACGTCATGGTGTCGTAGCAGTAGGCCCCGAAGGGGGTGATGAAGGATGTCTTCTCCTAATCCGACTCCTTGAGGGCTATCTGGTGGTACCCTCAGTAACagtcaagaaaagagaggagaacaCACCCGGCCGTCGAGTCGACGACCTGATCGATGCGTGATAGAGGAAAGGGGTCCttagggcagtgtttgttgaggtcggtatagtcaacacacattctccattcaccatttttTTACAAGGATTGGGTTTACCAGCCAATCTGGATGTGCGACTTCTATGATgaaaccggcggcgaggagccgggttacttctaccctaatagcctcctttcGATCCTGCGTGAAGCGGCGGAGCTGTTGCTTGACGGGTTTCGCCTTCTCGTCGAGAtctaaggagtgctcagcctccttCCTTGGGACTCCGGGCATGTCAGATGGCTTTCATGCGAAGATGTCCCAATTCTCCCagaggaaggaggtgagcgcGCCTTCCTACGCCGAGTCGAGGCTGGCCCCGCTCACGGCGGTCTTGCGCGGTTCATCGTCTCGGAGGACGATGGTCTTCGTCGCCACGGCTGGCGCGAGCTGCGACTCGGAAGTCGACTCCTTGGCGGGGATCGGCTGCTGGTCCACCGGGAGGTTCTTTGCTACCTGGGCAACAAGAACCGAGTTCCTGGATCGTTCTAGGGTGTCGGAGAGTTCGATGTTCTTGGCCTCGCAAGCATAGGAGGTCTGCAGATCTTCGCAAGCATAGGAGGTCTGCAGATCTCCGTTGACCGAGAGGACCCCCTTTGGAGCTGGCATCTTCAGGAGAAGATACGTGTGGTTCGGGATCGCCATAAATTTGGCGACGGAGGGTCTTCCCAGGATGGCGTGGTCGGAGGTCTCAAACTCGGCGACCTCGAAGTTGACGTACTTGGGGCGGTAGTTGTCGCGGGTGCCGAAGGTGACCAGCAGAGTGGCCCAGCCGACCGGAGTCGACCCGGCTCCGGGGATGATGTCGTAGAAGGCCTGATCGGATGGGACCAGGGAGGTCATGTCATAGCCCATGCTCTCCAATGTGCtggcgaagatgatgtcgagGGCGCTGCCACCGTCAACGAGTACTTTGGCCAGACAGACCTGGCTCACCACCGGGCTAACCACGAGGGGGTAGGCACCCAACCTGGGCAGGTGTACCCAGTGGTCACGGTCGTTCGAAGGTGATCGGCGTCTCCGACCATCGCAGGGG
This portion of the Panicum virgatum strain AP13 chromosome 2N, P.virgatum_v5, whole genome shotgun sequence genome encodes:
- the LOC120662639 gene encoding uncharacterized protein LOC120662639 encodes the protein MGYDMTSLVPSDQAFYDIIPGAGSTPVGWATLLVTFGTRDNYRPKYVNFEVAEFETSDHAILGRPSVAKFMAIPNHTYLLLKMPAPKGVLSVNGDLQTSYACEDLQTSYACEAKNIELSDTLERSRNSVLVAQVAKNLPVDQQPIPAKESTSESQLAPAVATKTIVLRDDEPRKTAVSGASLDSA